A section of the Babesia microti strain RI chromosome I, complete genome genome encodes:
- a CDS encoding DnaJ homolog subfamily C member 2 (overlaps_old_locusTagID:BBM_I02990;~overlaps_old_locusTagID:BBM_I02995) — MLSLEDINKSSCTKCISLPAGILSKSVEPAGFSFFARHEWHMSLDTSAGDVEILTAELFDECKNIAINYVDLFESHACLANSNQSKGALLEGCYSHRLKYDLAKSFLSQYSIQSNKTQSIEEEVERVLGVNFVNRGKTADRKVTSLVKKFSQNNQDIYSLLCVNETDSPAHIRKTYLKIAMILHPDKSANLKTSSIRGESKEDKFISDYIDKYKICTMSEEQKNKLFLTVQDAYAILSDESLRFEYECMMPFDESIPTMAQINNIGDNYYTFMSKYFDLNGKWSKTQPVPKFGNDDTNDEELDNFYIFWRNFDSKRVFCAHFPHPIEGTENREERRWMERENARIQKKMFKSDIIRIQKLVDIAQATDPRIRRRQQQKQQLKLQKKEEQLHKQREEKERILREEKLRLDRVRMELQEMKAKKQLIKKWKYHIKLILNSTQALDIDELSAHLANMDYNRLYKMMLNFLVVLQMNEVFAIYNGTDTLEYANAVKLFESTFPTINIDDEIRSKILKEWSVYQHGDSNVMDGDKDPGSNLTNDTCTSKNNNTCTKSNTGVSSNGSNEWSIHELSLLAKAIQVYPVGTADRWKLITNYIPSRSTKEIIKKANEVASGVTIAKVITGDNHSTSVGNDVVSTIATSVKVAEWSRDQQIAFEKALEANPPSSAPDQKTRWIKIAKSVPGKTPKECLDRFKQIREAILAKNKIKN, encoded by the exons ATGCTGTCCCTGGAGGATATCAATAAGTCTAGTTGTACTAAATGCATTAGTTTGCCAGCGGGGATATTGTCTAAATCTGTGGAACCGGCTGGGTTTTCATTCTTTGCACGACATGAATGGCACATGTCACTTGACACTAGCGCAGGAGATGTAGAAATTCTTACTGCAGAATTGTTTGATGAATGCAAAAATAtagcaataaattatgttgaCTTGTTTGAATCACATGCATGTTTAGCTAACTCTAATCAGAGTAAAGGTGCTTTATTGGAAGGCTGCTACTCTCATCGACTTAAATACGATCTGGCAAAATCATTCCTAAGTCAATATTCCATTCAATCCAATAAAACACAGTCCATTGAAGAAGAAGTTGAACGAGTTTTGGgtgttaattttgttaatcGCGGAAAAACCGCAGATCGCAAAGTGACGTCTTtggtaaaaaaattttcacaaaataACCAAGATATTTACTCCCTTTTATGTGTGAATGAAACAGATTCACCGGCGCATATACGCAAAACGTACCTTAAAATTGCCATGATTCTGCACCCAGACAAATCTGCCAATTTGAAAACAAGCAGTATAAGGGGAGAGTCTAAGGaggataaatttattagcGATTACATTGACAAGTACAAAATTTGTACTATGAGTGAAGAGCAAAAAAATAAACTGTTTTTGACAGTACAAGATGCTTATGCAATACTTTCTGACGAATCATTGCGCTTTGAGTACGAATGCATGATGCCTTTTGATGAATCAATTCCGACAATGGCACAAATAAACAACATTGGCgataattattacacatttatgTCAAAATACTTTGACTTAAATGGCAAGTGGTCAAAAACCCAACCGGTACCAAAATTTGGTAATGACGACACTAATGATGAGGaattagataatttttatatattctGGCGTAACTTTGATAGCAAGCGCGTATTCTGTGCCCATTTCCCCCATCCGATCGAAGGGACTGAAAATAGGGAGGAACGAAGGTGGATGGAAAGGGAAAATGCAAGGATCCAgaaaaaaatgtttaaaagTGATATTATCAGGATACAAAAACTAGTAGATATTGCCCAAGCCACAGATCCAAGGATCAGACGCAGACAGCAGCAGAAGCAGCAATTGAAACTTCAGAAGAAGGAAGAGCAATTGCATAAACAGAGAGAGGAAAAGGAAAGGATACTACGGGAGGAGAAGCTGAGGTTGGATCGTGTACGAATGGAATTGCAGGAAATGAAGGCAAAGAAGCAACttatcaaaaaatggaAATATCACATTAAACTCATCCTCAATAGTACGCAGGCATTAGACATTGACGAATTAAGTGCCCACCTGGCAAATATGGATTACAATAGGTTGTACAAAATGATGctgaattttttagttgTTTTACAAATGAATGAAGTATTCGCTATTTACAATGGTACTGATACTCTGGAGTATGCCAATGcagttaaattgtttgaatcAACCTTTCCTACCATCAATatagatgatgaaattaggagtaaaatattgaaaGAATGGAGTGTCTATCAGCACGGTGATTCCAATGTTATGGATGGAGACAAAGATCCCGGTTCGAACCTAACCAATGACACTTGTACTAGTAAAAACAATAATACTTGTACTAAAAGTAATACTGGTGTATCTAGCAACGGGTCTAACGAGTGGTCTATCCATGAACTATCTCTACTTGCGAAAGCTATACAGGTTTATCCAGTGGGTACAGCTGATAGATGGAAGCTAATAACTAATTACATACCCTCAAGATCTACAAAGGAAATCATTAAAAAGGCTAATGAAGTAGCATCAGGGGTTACAATCGCTAAAGTAATTACCGGTGATAATCATAGTACCAGTGTTGGAAATGACGTAGTCAGTACTATTGCTACTAGTGTCAAAGTTGCTGAATGGAGTAGAGATCAGCAAATAGCTTTTGAAAAGGCATTAGAGGCTAATCCACCTTCCAGTGCCCCTGACCAAAAAACAAGATGGATCAAAATCGCAAAATCGGTACCTGGAAAAACGCCAAAGGAGTGCTTAGACAGATTCAAACAG ataagGGAAGCTATACTGGCAaagaataaaattaaaaactaG
- a CDS encoding Carbohydrate kinase (overlaps_old_locusTagID:BBM_I03000) — MPLDIESHGIILLILKLFVNIKKAKMPTHTNNNNSNVIMRTIRKKFKHYHKGEAGRICIVGGSKDYTGAPYLAAMASLLTGADLCYIWTYSDAAVVIKSYSPDLIVSPILDNIITLPLDELKKKLGLMDSIVIGPGLGRSDITAKIVELLIKLCVELDKPMVLDADSLYYFGFYKNLLATYHRCILTPNHRELKYILHQPTDNMNASGQETSYYDNYIVKPEAIDNLKAKFPNNTIICKGRLDVIINSEMVKYCNIQGAIKRAGGQGDILCGIIATFFAWVNKSKNIFTDNSLKITSSIAYEACRLMRKCAKEAWIKHMRGMLASDILGFISPNFNQLYTKKISQKSIDT; from the exons ATGCCGCTAGACATAGAATCTCACggtattattttattgatattaaaattgtttgtaaacATCAAAAAAGCAAAAATGCCTACACATACCAACAATAACAATTCTAATG TGATAATGAGGACTATTAGGAAGAAGTTCAAGCATTATCACAAGGGAGAGGCGg GTCGTATCTGTATCGTTGGCGGATCTAAGGATTATACGGGAGCGCCATATTTAGCAGCAATGGCTTCACTTCTTACA GGCGCCGATTTATGTTACATTTGGACTTATAGTGATGCAGCAGTTGTAATTAAATCTTATTCTCCAGATTTAATCGTATCACCG ATATTAGATAACATTATAACATTACCACTTGATGAA TTGAAAAAGAAGTTGGGTCTCATGGATTCTATAGTTATTGGACCAGGATTGGGCAGATCGGATATTACTGCAAAAATTGTCGAATTGCTCATAAAATTATGCGTTGAGCTAGATAAGCCAATG GTTTTGGACGCGGACTCTCTATACTATTTCGGATTCTACAAAAACTTACTAGCCACTTATCACAGGTGTATTTTGACACCAAATCATAGGGAgctaaaatatatattacaccAACCCACTGATAACATGAATGCTAGTGGCCAGGAAACTAGTTATTATGATAATTACATTGTAAAACCTGAAGCAATCGATAATTTGAAAGCTAAATTTCCAAACAATACAATCATCTGTAAAGGGCGCCTCGATGTTATAATTAACAGCGAGATGGTCAAATATTGCAACATACAAGGTGCGATTAAAAGGGCCGGTGGACAAGGAGATATCCTG TGTGGAATAATCGCAACTTTTTTTGCTTGGgttaataaatcaaaaaatatttttacagATAATAGCCTGAAGATAACTAGCAGCATTGCTTATGAAGCGTGCCGATTGATGAGGAAATGTGCTAAAGAAGCCTGGATAAAACATATGAGGG gcatGCTAGCATCTGATATTCTAGGTTTTATATCGCCTAACTTTAACCAATTGTATACTAAGAAAATTTCTCAGAAGTCTATTGACACCTAa
- a CDS encoding histone H2B (overlaps_old_locusTagID:BBM_I03005), producing MVAKPGHKNKKKGVETYSTYIFKVLKQVHPDTGISKKSMMILNSFINDTFEKIAGEAGKLCKYNKKETLSSREIQTAVKLVLPGELSKHAVSEGTKAVTKFTGKQN from the coding sequence ATGGTGGCTAAACCAGGGCACAAGAATAAGAAGAAGGGTGTGGAGACATACAGCACATACATTTTCAAGGTATTGAAACAAGTGCACCCTGATACTGGTATTTCCAAGAAATcaatgatgattttgaatTCTTTCATCAATGATACATTTGAGAAGATTGCAGGGGAAGCTGGAAAGCTTTGCAAGTATAACAAGAAAGAAACTCTCTCCTCACGTGAAATCCAGACGGCCGTTAAACTTGTTCTCCCAGGTGAACTTTCAAAGCACGCTGTATCTGAAGGCACCAAAGCTGTTACAAAATTCACTGGcaaacaaaattaa
- a CDS encoding hypothetical protein (overlaps_old_locusTagID:BBM_I03010), which yields MPMGNSTRSRASVDQLIRRLSLPSVSSLSDMSSLSFPSSSDNSDPHQTDIGEFTDALATIGDNTENESTNDFAYNESEPSIPVQKECIGSFTPETKVEQITPTLKMEKHASKNADAPVKNRNDRRSDVTAAIGGLSFWPAYLALLNKKTRHPKQNSKDSKFGKIFSNEIPSDVSKIFLSLEDPNIPNNKFNDRLNKLIRDEFSEIFHEKPHKHKSKFIKSTNGITDKVEIRYPQTKLKSISLQFDPEKSNRHSTRVNGNSYHRVNRSVDLESNSNVSATNSNSNNLTYNDNINEDTTDQCTIETELVQMLQRLINEYKQRRSYNNSERKGKNKLKKETHKSGKQKNRSSIESEKYDVYNLTDDYNTNRVSMDSKMTGDKKSVKIIPQKPSLSNPQQSFDNRSLMEVNVSSSLPALTNPQYNFGDSKDENILNGLLNSGVKYHIIELANTPVLPKSLLETLKITNNSPKLYLDTEPYGDTGFGRVKLSANVGIYKVSLLSDNVDHFDIHNLTRDNWRITSTQVLDNSFNEITKNIGNDWMSRNYGFNYSGINDLLGNNQIPGSGQSLDSGSSNGNNCVLVAIQYKDSLSRAGGQIGLKQNKSQPDSILTVLPNREGDCHDFITVPQVRMTDQSMDTLQRQMVKHGLIFELAQKISTNKKASIKNSTSTDDTFVHMVHPDTKQYLCLNRLTGHIQFRKINFSNFNFTHSPRSGKQIEWIPACFRLLPLYKYTPSQNEFSNNLKAENDADDFIPFNMSNDDLANYVRDYSKNMNRDSFMSKMGDKAHENSPDHLLSYIKSYDPGKSTKSHYTYNNLNPVKPTQEIKPRDNKSAGAINPSIVKSAVSASIYGENNNFTVESPKVGKVVIRNRDTPDLNIEICDPQVNSDDENAAGGCCSFDSFGVFGNGKDEKPIKIGLTTSGPGSYRAANKTKDKNIVNVTLRNVDDLTKLVNLVSHKANGPAYAVINDCDSPKINPSTNSKTCTSNENIRGRSRGFKCINDTMNSEHTTKTKGGTPKSDYDTNILIDSTCLGDLMPIKGVADITISRLGISKGGKKLYGDCGVKFSLTGDQSLSAGAERLLKSRQ from the coding sequence ATGCCGATGGGAAATAGCACCAGAAGCAGGGCCTCTGTGGATCAGTTGATCCGGAGGTTATCCCTGCCCAGTGTATCCAGCCTATCCGACATGTCATCGCTGAGCTTCCCCAGTTCTAGTGACAATTCCGACCCGCACCAAACTGATATTGGAGAATTTACGGATGCATTAGCCACAATTGGCGATAATACTGAAAACGAGTCTACCAACGATTTTGCCTATAATGAATCAGAGCCTTCAATTCCTGTGCAAAAGGAATGTATAGGAAGTTTCACTCCAGAAACTAAAGTGGAACAAATTACACCCACACTTAAGATGGAAAAACATGCTTCTAAGAATGCAGATGCACCAGTAAAGAATAGGAACGATAGGCGCAGCGATGTAACTGCCGCTATTGGAGGATTATCATTCTGGCCAGCTTACTTGGCCCTTTTAAACAAGAAGACAAGGCACCCCAAGCAAAATTCAAAGGATAGcaaatttggtaaaattttttccaaTGAAATACCTTCTGATGTTAGCAAGATTTTTTTGTCCCTAGAAGACCCCAATATTCCAAATAATAAGTTTAATGACCGACTAAACAAGTTAATTAGGGATGAATTTAGCGAAATTTTCCACGAAAAACCTCATAAACACAAATCTAAGTTTATCAAATCCACAAACGGTATCACGGATAAAGTTGAGATTAGATATCCCCAAACTAAGCTCAAATCCATAAGTTTGCAGTTTGATCCAGAAAAATCTAATAGGCATTCTACTAGAGTTAATGGAAATAGTTATCATCGAGTAAATAGGTCAGTCGATTTGGAATCTAATTCAAATGTCAGTGCTACgaattcaaattcaaacaatttaacatataACGACAATATCAATGAAGATACAACTGATCAATGCACCATTGAAACGGAGTTGGTTCAAATGTTGCAAAGGCtaataaatgaatacaAACAACGTCGGTCATACAACAATTCGGAACGCAAAGGGAAAAATAAACTCAAGAAGGAAACCCACAAATCTGGCAAACAAAAGAATAGATCCAGTATTGAGAGTGAAAAATATGACGTATACAACCTCACGGACGACTATAATACCAATAGAGTATCAATGGATTCAAAAATGACTGGGGACAAGAAAAGTGTCAAAATTATCCCACAAAAACCATCATTAAGCAACCCGCAACAATCATTTGACAATAGATCATTAATGGAAGTGAATGTTTCAAGTTCTTTGCCTGCTTTAACAAATCCTCAGTATAATTTTGGGGACAGCAAAGATGAGAATATCTTGAATGGATTGTTGAATTCAGGTGTGAAATACCACATAATTGAATTGGCAAACACTCCGGTATTACCAAAATCTCTCCTAGAAACgttaaaaataacaaacaaCTCGCCGAAACTGTATTTGGACACTGAGCCATATGGGGATACTGGATTTGGCCGTGTAAAATTGAGTGCAAATGTTGGTATATACAAAGTATCGTTATTGAGTGACAATGTGGATCATTTTGATATACATAACCTCACTCGGGACAATTGGAGAATCACAAGTACGCAAGTTTTGGATAATTCTTTCAACGAAATAACCAAGAATATTGGTAACGATTGGATGTCGAGAAACTATGGCTTCAATTATTCGGGCATCAACGATCTCCTTGGCAATAATCAGATACCAGGTTCTGGACAGTCACTAGACTCTGGCAGTTCAAATGGCAACAACTGCGTGTTGGTCGCAATCCAATATAAAGATAGCCTATCTCGGGCTGGGGGTCAGATTGGTTTGAAACAGAATAAAAGCCAACCAGATTCTATTTTGACCGTGTTGCCAAATAGGGAAGGTGATTGCCACGATTTTATCACCGTTCCACAGGTTAGAATGACAGATCAAAGCATGGATACTCTGCAAAGGCAGATGGTTAAGCATGGATTGATATTTGAATTAGCCCAGAAAATATCTACCAATAAGAAGGCATCTATAAAGAATAGTACCAGCACTGATGATACATTTGTACATATGGTCCATCCTGATACCAAACAATACCTATGCTTAAATCGGTTGACAGGCCATATTCAGTTCAGAAAGATTAATTTCAGCAACTTCAACTTCACACATTCTCCCAGGAGTGgcaaacaaattgaatgGATCCCTGCCTGCTTCAGATTACTCCCTCTTTACAAATATACTCCGTCACAAAATGAGTTTTCAAACAACTTAAAAGCTGAAAATGATGCTGATGATTTTATTCCTTTTAATATGTCTAACGACGATCTTGCCAATTATGTAAGGGATTATTCTAAAAACATGAATCGCGATAGTTTCATGTCTAAAATGGGAGATAAAGCCCATGAAAACAGCCCTGACCACCTCTTATCATACATCAAATCCTACGACCCTGGTAAATCAACAAAATCACATTACACCtacaataatttgaatCCAGTGAAGCCTACCCAGGAAATTAAACCTAGAGATAATAAATCTGCCGGAGCTATCAATCCCAGCATCGTAAAATCTGCTGTCAGTGCTAGTATCTATGGAGaaaacaacaattttacaGTGGAATCTCCTAAAGTTGGGAAAGTTGTAATTAGAAATAGAGATACCCCtgatttaaatatagaGATTTGCGATCCGCAGGTGAATTCAGACGATGAAAATGCTGCTGGAGGCTGTTGCTCTTTTGATAGTTTTGGCGTATTTGGTAATGGTAAGGATGAGAAGCCAATAAAAATTGGCCTAACAACATCAGGCCCAGGTTCTTACCGCGCCGCAAATAAAACAAAAGACAAAAACATAGTAAATGTAACACTAAGAAATGTGGACGATCTGACAAAGCTTGTCAACCTAGTTTCGCACAAGGCTAATGGCCCAGCCTATGCCGTCATAAATGATTGTGATAGCCCTAAAATCAATCCTTCAACAAACTCCAAAACTTGTACCAGTAATGAAAACATTAGAGGCAGAAGTAGGGGATTTAAATGCATAAACGACACCATGAATAGCGAGCACACGACTAAAACCAAGGGGGGTACCCCGAAGAGCGATTATGACACTAATATCCTGATTGATAGTACGTGCCTTGGGGACCTAATGCCCATAAAGGGAGTGGCAGATATCACTATATCAAGGTTAGGCATTAGTAAGGGAGGTAAGAAGCTTTACGGTGATTGCGGGGTCAAGTTTTCCCTAACAGGAGATCAGTCCCTTTCTGCTGGAGCGGAAAGACTGCTTAAATCTCGCCAATAA
- a CDS encoding structural maintenance of chromosome 2 (overlaps_old_locusTagID:BBM_I03015) — MYIESIIIDGFKSYCNRTVVGPLDPHFNAITGLNGSGKSNVLDSLCFVMGISDLTRMRANKLDDLIYKQGQAGVTKATVTLIFNNKSAFSPLPEPYKNMPELTVTRQIAMGGRNRYFLNGHPVAPKAISDFFQMAKMNVNNPRFLIMQGKITSVVNMTPKELLGLLEEAAGTRLYESKKAAAIKLMSRKDAKLEDINKVLNEEIEPALEKLKKDKDDLVKLTNTEEELERLTRYNVAYTYYKAKENKLALQEKQSALQYELDDLKDQINEFHKRFNKVQEEIDLKKQEIDCVSKPIAEAQIEKDNIEKERDKLATETKMLQEDLKESENAIAELDKDISGLQAQLDNIQKYTQKDEDRLVRIQEELQKKKDRLTELETDVSDMGGGIKLSQLKVLKTKLSEVESSESKINQTLQHYRNELTEAQKQIKKLYNENDDLNAQIASINTGITQLESKLDPNLSADASELDRSILELESRKRTLEGQITNIECQINSYRINVKVPHGFQNTTNLNYDSYLGQALDLFNLKDEFIDSCGIASQTLFGGKLNYLVVSNKQAARKFFDENDFKKSKRKITVLPLNDIVVRRTLTQSQVESCRQLVGVGNDLKAVLGYRDYLDFDPQFEKLVQYVAGNALICSSSKYARTIAYKGGSASCSTVTMDGDRFDVQGNMSGGSTKGMFSVLSLKSRLNILFKNIDAVNVEMNTLRASKQRYDEDKEIRNKIALLKRKLHNCTERIASSEFAIKEKYIVEVGENIDKLNAQLEELKRDKMELKEKIKSLSDSIADWEKNRLAKEASAKEEIRRLKVELKNETAAVSKIQQDQSDIQMEKSTICSRLEKTIEEKDAKVAHRDGLSSKLEELKGRLNDKQTELDVKSADLENKNKEFLSSQKATKELANELKKMETENQKVNMKLLDKQHEMANFREEYDKTITELNNLVKSNSWIPLVEDTFNQANSQFNFSTLRPETVRKRLDELNQQHQNMGRHVNRNAVQIFEKTNNLFTDLIKKKDRVLNDKAKIQEVIENLDKAKMESLHKLFSVVSVYFSNIFHTLLPNAHAKLDLVDGQLANGIEMRIGFNNVWKNSLSELSGGQRSLLALSIVLALLKCRPAPVYILDEIDSALDLSHTQNIGYMIKNHFSYSQFIIVSLKQGMFTNANVLFHTCFVNGASTINRRELENK, encoded by the coding sequence ATGTATATTGAATCGATTATCATTGATGGGTTCAAGAGTTATTGTAACCGCACGGTTGTTGGTCCATTGGATCCTCACTTCAATGCTATCACAGGGCTTAACGGTAGTGGCAAGTCAAATGTTCTGGATTCGCTCTGTTTTGTCATGGGAATTTCTGATTTGACTCGTATGAGAGCCAACAAATTGGATGATCTCATTTATAAGCAAGGACAAGCAGGTGTGACAAAGGCCACAGTAACGCTGATATTCAACAACAAGTCTGCATTCAGCCCCCTCCCTGAGCCATATAAGAATATGCCTGAGCTTACTGTTACAAGGCAAATTGCGATGGGTGGACGCAATAGATACTTCCTCAATGGCCATCCTGTGGCACCCAAAGCCATTTCTGACTTTTTCCAAATGGCAAAGatgaatgtaaataatcCTCGCTTCCTCATTATGCAGGGTAAGATTACTTCAGTTGTCAATATGACGCCAAAAGAGCTGTTAGGATTGTTAGAAGAGGCTGCTGGTACTAGGTTATACGAGTCAAAGAAGGCGGCTGCAATTAAACTAATGTCCAGGAAGGATGCTAAGTTGGAGGATATTAACAAGGTGTTAAACGAAGAAATCGAACCTGCTCTTGAAAAGTTGAAGAAGGATAAGGATGACCTCGTCAAGCTCACCAACACCGAAGAGGAACTGGAGCGGTTGACACGGTATAACGTGGCTTACACATATTATAAGGCTAAGGAAAATAAGTTGGCATTACAGGAAAAACAATCAGCACTACAATATGAATTGGACGATTTGAAAGACCAGATTAATGAGTTTCACAAAAGGTTCAACAAGGTGCAGGAGGAGATTGACCTTAAAAAGCAGGAAATAGATTGCGTATCAAAACCAATAGCTGAGGCACAAATAGAGAAAGATAATATTGAGAAGGAAAGGGATAAATTAGCCACTGAGACCAAAATGCTGCAAGAAGATCTAAAGGAATCTGAAAATGCAATAGCTGAGCTGGACAAAGATATCTCTGGTCTCCAAGCTCAACTAGACAATATACAAAAGTATACTCAAAAGGATGAGGATAGATTGGTCAGAATTCAGGAGGAGTTACAGAAGAAGAAGGATAGATTGACCGAACTTGAAACTGATGTAAGTGATATGGGAGGGggtattaaattatcacagTTAAAAGTATTAAAAACGAAGCTCTCCGAAGTAGAATCATCAGAGTCTAAAATTAATCAGACATTGCAGCACTATAGGAATGAGTTAACAGAGGCCCAGAAGcagattaaaaaattatacaatgaAAATGACGATTTAAACGCACAAATAGCCTCTATAAATACTGGAATAACGCAGTTAGAATCGAAGTTAGATCCTAATTTATCAGCAGATGCATCAGAACTGGATAGAAGCATTTTAGAGTTAGAATCACGAAAACGTACTTTAGAGGGacaaataacaaatattgaGTGTCAAATAAACTCTTACCGAATTAATGTTAAGGTACCACATGGATTTCAAAATACAACAAACCTAAATTACGACTCTTACTTGGGCCAAGCGCTTGATCTATTTAATCTAAAGGATGAGTTTATTGATTCATGTGGTATAGCTTCTCAAACTTTGTTTGGAGGGAAATTAAACTATTTAGTAGTTTCCAACAAGCAAGCTGCcagaaaattttttgacgAAAACGATTTTAAGAAATCCAAGCGCAAAATAACAGTACTCCCTCTTAATGATATTGTTGTGCGTAGAACTTTGACTCAATCCCAGGTTGAATCTTGTCGTCAACTTGTGGGCGTGGGCAATGATTTGAAAGCCGTATTAGGTTATAGAGATTATTTGGATTTCGATCCTCAATTTGAGAAACTTGTTCAATATGTCGCTGGCAACGCTCTTATTTGTTCCTCTTCCAAATATGCTAGAACAATTGCTTATAAGGGGGGTAGTGCCTCGTGTTCCACGGTTACTATGGATGGCGATAGATTTGATGTCCAAGGCAACATGTCTGGTGGATCAACTAAGGGCATGTTCAGCGTACTATCCCTCAAAAGCAGGCTGAacattttgtttaaaaacATCGATGCAGTAAACGTTGAGATGAATACGCTTCGAGCTTCCAAACAGCGGTACGATGAAGATAAGGAGATTCGTAATAAGATAGCCCTTTTGAAACGAAAACTTCACAATTGTACGGAGAGAATTGCCTCCTCTGAGTTTGCCATAAAGGAAAAATACATTGTGGAAGTGGGTGAgaatattgataaactCAATGCGCAGTTGGAGGAGCTGAAAAGGGATAAAATGGAATTAAAGGAGAAGATCAAATCACTTTCTGATTCCATTGCCGACTGGGAAAAGAACAGGTTAGCAAAAGAGGCATCGGCTAAGGAGGAGATCAGAAGGTTAAAGGTCGAACTTAAGAATGAAACAGCTGCCGTTAGCAAGATACAGCAAGACCAATCTGATATTCAGATGGAGAAGAGTACTATATGCAGTAGGTTGGAGAAAACGATTGAGGAGAAAGATGCTAAGGTAGCTCATAGAGATGGGCTAAGCAGTAAATTAGAGGAATTGAAAGGCAGGTTGAATGATAAGCAGACGGAATTGGATGTGAAATCTGCAGATTTAGAGAATAAGAATAAAGAATTTTTAAGCTCCCAAAAGGCTACTAAGGAATTGGCAAATGAACTCAAAAAAATGGAAACTGAGAATCAGAAGGTGAACATGAAACTACTGGATAAGCAGCATGAGATGGCAAATTTTAGGGAGGAATACGACAAAACGATCACCGAACTGAACAATCTAGTGAAAAGTAATTCATGGATCCCCCTTGTTGAAGATACATTTAATCAAGCTAACAGTCAATTCAACTTTTCAACTTTGCGTCCAGAAACGGTTAGGAAGAGGCTGGACGAGTTAAATCAGCAGCACCAAAACATGGGTCGTCACGTCAATAGGAATGCGGtacaaatttttgaaaaaacTAACAATCTTTTCACAGACCTCATAAAGAAGAAGGATCGCGTTTTAAACGACAAAGCCAAGATACAGGAGGTTATTGAGAATTTGGACAAAGCTAAAATGGAGAGTTTACACAAACTATTTTCTGTAGTGAGTGTGTATTTTTCCAACATATTTCACACACTCCTCCCAAACGCCCATGCCAAACTGGATTTGGTGGATGGGCAATTGGCCAACGGTATTGAAATGAGAATTGGATTTAACAATGTCTGGAAGAATTCACTTTCTGAACTCTCTGGGGGACAGAGATCCTTGCTAGCCCTTTCAATAGTGCTAGCGCTATTAAAGTGTCGCCCAGCTCCGGTTTACATCTTGGATGAAATTGACTCTGCGCTGGATCTTAGCCATACTCAAAACATTGGATACATGATAAAAAACCACTTTAGTTATTCTCAATTCATCATAGTGTCTTTAAAACAGGGGATGTTTACCAATGCTAATGTATTGTTTCACACTTGCTTTGTAAACGGAGCCTCTACTATTAATAGGAGAGAGTTGGAAAACAAATAG